In a genomic window of Henningerozyma blattae CBS 6284 chromosome 9, complete genome:
- the CTF13 gene encoding Ctf13p (similar to Saccharomyces cerevisiae CTF13 (YMR094W); ancestral locus Anc_2.467) → MDVNRFLALPFSVRKLIYSCLDYKFFNIDLPRTDALKEENLDLNVKHNQKRQKTYRAELYRLFADYLHVFEHTPNLIDTWINYSPWLKYDAIILDCLRLNYSYDSEIIGQLDCIILENKGKIGYFDKTGMLQVWYGLGEYRKLIVSNSIGNRKDIMLGDINDFNVRLNMELFEMSTMKKLLEYLHRRNKLNIISELKFYDPDIDECSNETKHEDTRVNKQKILENFHKKKLRDSFYDISDTNIELVGEYLNRMLRLTNINIQGEKYVEILANGDGKINPINHTIRNRVNTLIIEKIEKLSYYTKSSYEHWRSLKSLYLHNIRYLDLNELTVPKTCELLNIRNIENMTWWNLGLDISTLTSAMWNIKCCTNFNPIRIKNECKTCGHMKFNILFFRQNEEKNTSKEALQLKNIRKKCKNQIHEKIRSIRIIELVNVRAFRKKLPCIVVPKNMLLQNRLKFSNIPKDIEVYTI, encoded by the coding sequence ATGGATGTTAATAGGTTCTTAGCATTACCATTTTCAGTTCGAAAGCTCATATATAGTTGCCTAGactataaattttttaatattgatttacCTAGAACAGATGCTTTAAAGGAAGAAAATCTCGACTTAAATGTAAAACATAACCAAAAGAGACAGAAAACATACAGGGCAGAACTATATAGACTATTCGCAGATTATTTGCATGTATTTGAACATACTCCAAATCTTATTGACACTTGGATAAATTATTCACCATGGCTAAAATATGATGCCATCATTTTGGATTGCTTAAGACTTAACTACTCATATGATTCTGAAATTATAGGACAACTTGATTGTATTATTCTAGAGAATAAAGGAAAAATCGGctattttgataaaacaGGAATGCTACAAGTATGGTATGGGCTGGGAGAATATCGTAAGTTGATAGTATCGAATAGTATTGGAAATAGAAAAGATATTATGTTGGGCGatataaatgattttaatgTTAGGCTTAACATGGAACTTTTCGAAATGTCAAcgatgaaaaaattattagaatatcTACATCGTAggaataaattaaatattatcagTGAGCTCAAATTTTATGATCCAGATATCGACGAATGTTCAAATGAGACTAAGCATGAGGATACAAGAGTGAACAAGCAAAAAATCCTAGaaaattttcataaaaaaaagcttCGTGATTCTTTTTACGACATTTCTGATACAAATATTGAACTAGTGGGTGAATATCTGAATAGAATGTTAAGACTGACAAATATCAACATTCAAGGTGAGAAGTATGTTGAAATTCTAGCTAATGGAGATGGCAAAATCAACCCTATTAATCACACCATTAGAAATAGAGTGAATACTCTAATAATTgagaaaatagaaaaattatcatacTATACGAAGAGCTCGTACGAACATTGGAGATCTTTAAAATCTCTATACTTACATAATATTCGATATTTAGATCTAAATGAATTAACTGTCCCAAAAACCTGTGAATTACTAAACATCAGAAACATTGAGAATATGACCTGGTGGAATTTAGGGCTAGACATCTCTACCTTGACATCGGCCATGTGGAACATTAAATGCTGTACGAACTTCAACCCTATCAGAATAAAAAACGAATGTAAAACTTGTGGTCACatgaaatttaatatactTTTCTTCAGACagaatgaagaaaaaaatacatcCAAAGAGGCCCTACAACTGAAAAATATTCGAAAGAAATgtaaaaatcaaatacaTGAAAAAATACGATCAATTCGAATCATAGAATTGGTAAATGTCAGGGCAttcagaaaaaaattaccatGTATAGTTGTGCCAAAAAATATGCTACTCCAAAATAGGCTTAAGTTTTCCAATATACCAAAAGATATTGAGGTTTACACAATctaa
- the MTG1 gene encoding putative GTPase MTG1 (similar to Saccharomyces cerevisiae MTG1 (YMR097C); ancestral locus Anc_2.463) produces the protein MSKVFLPRYVFPIHNINIPSFQGHQNKAINRIIQLLPQLNLILELRDIRAPLTTHNVIFDKLINESKRSDLIDRVVVYTRQDSGSVNNSMRKKIDQLHKVEGNILQNIEFIDARSSKDARLIQNLIRNFQNKYEDKLQRPLPLGYKVLIAGPPNVGKSTLINSLRRVSNSLRSQKKVAKTGGQAGVTRNTSELIRILPNAYVVDTPGVGFPVLPHHRALPLALCGSLKDGVVDPFILTDYLLYLINLHPLGSHERYPGQFKDPTNDIYTVLERLVKQGQGTNINDACNRWLNKWKHNKTSDPKYSGLFYDPELLLPTSNFSYDKYIIDELKNLEGFKLNWERNSGKRAKYFNMVNDLF, from the coding sequence ATGTCGAAAGTTTTCCTTCCAAGATATGTTTTTCCAATACACAACATAAATATTCCAAGCTTTCAAGGACACCAAAATAAGGCTATTAATAGAATAATTCAACTTTTACCACAACTTAATCTCATTCTAGAATTAAGGGATATTAGAGCCCCATTAACAACACATAATgttatatttgataaactGATTAACGAATCCAAGAGAAGCGATCTTATAGATAGAGTAGTTGTATATACTCGCCAAGACTCAGGAAGtgttaataatagtatGAGAAAAAAGATAGATCAGCTCCACAAAGTAGAAGGTAACATTCTTCAAAAcattgaatttattgatgCACGCAGTTCTAAGGATGCAagattaattcaaaatttgattAGAAACTtccaaaataaatatgaagaTAAACTACAGCGGCCGCTACCACTTGGCTATAAAGTGCTAATAGCGGGTCCACCAAATGTGGGAAAGTCTACTCTAATCAATTCATTAAGGAGAGTAAGTAACAGCCTAAGGTCTCAAAAAAAGGTAGCTAAAACAGGAGGTCAAGCTGGAGTGACACGAAATACGAGTGAATTAATTCGAATCTTGCCAAATGCTTACGTGGTAGATACACCTGGTGTTGGTTTTCCAGTACTACCCCATCATAGGGCATTACCATTAGCACTGTGTGGATCTTTAAAGGATGGGGTTGTAGATCCATTTATACTTACGGATTATTTGTTATACCTGATCAATCTCCATCCACTTGGTTCTCATGAACGTTATCCCGGTCAATTCAAAGATCCAACGAACGATATTTATACTGTCCTCGAAAGACTTGTAAAACAAGGACAGGGAACGAATATCAATGATGCTTGTAACAGATGGCTCAATAAATGGAAGCATAATAAAACTAGCGACCCAAAATATAGTGGTTTATTTTATGATCCcgaattattattgccaACGTCAAATTTCTCTtatgataaatatataattgatgAACTAAAGAATCTGGAAGGTTTTAAGCTCAATTGGGAAAGAAATTCTGGGAAAAGAGCAAAGTATTTTAATATGGTTAATGATTTATTCTAA